One genomic region from Microcella humidisoli encodes:
- a CDS encoding adenosine deaminase, producing MTTATANILPGTDLAIESLPKVSLHDHLDGGLRPQTIIELAEAIDLELPASDAEALGAWFAEKSDSGSLVEYLKTFDVTTAVMQTREGLERVAREFVLDLAADGVVWGEIRWAPEQHLTRGLSLDETVEAVQSGLDAGVEEARGAGHSIRVGQLVSAMRHADRGREIAELALRHRDHGVVGFDIAGAEAGFPAGRMKDAFDLLAASFFPATIHAGEADGLESIRGALLDGRALRLGHGVRLAEDITLRDEGGATIAELGLLAEWVKDRQIALETSPSSNLQTGAIAAWGDTMADHPLDLFYQLGFRVTVNTDNRLMSATTLSRELRLVAEAFGYDLDDLLALQLNAAQAAFLPVEDREALMDTLIDGFEAAL from the coding sequence ATGACGACGGCGACTGCGAACATCCTTCCCGGCACCGACCTGGCGATCGAGTCGCTGCCGAAGGTGTCGCTGCACGACCACCTCGATGGGGGTCTGCGGCCGCAGACGATCATCGAGCTCGCCGAGGCGATCGACCTCGAGCTGCCGGCCTCCGACGCCGAGGCGCTGGGCGCCTGGTTCGCCGAGAAGAGCGACTCGGGCTCGCTCGTCGAGTACCTGAAGACCTTCGATGTCACGACCGCCGTCATGCAAACGCGCGAGGGCCTCGAGCGCGTCGCGCGCGAGTTCGTGCTCGACCTCGCCGCCGACGGCGTGGTGTGGGGCGAGATTCGCTGGGCTCCCGAGCAGCACCTCACGCGCGGGTTGAGCCTCGACGAGACCGTCGAGGCCGTGCAGTCGGGTCTGGATGCCGGGGTCGAGGAGGCGCGCGGGGCCGGTCACAGCATCCGCGTCGGCCAGCTCGTCAGTGCCATGCGTCATGCCGATCGCGGGCGTGAGATCGCCGAGCTCGCCCTGCGGCACCGCGATCACGGCGTGGTCGGCTTCGACATCGCGGGCGCCGAGGCCGGCTTCCCGGCGGGGCGCATGAAAGACGCCTTCGACCTGCTCGCCGCGAGCTTCTTCCCCGCCACCATCCACGCGGGCGAGGCCGACGGCCTCGAGTCGATTCGCGGCGCCCTGCTCGACGGCCGCGCCCTGCGCCTCGGCCACGGCGTGCGCCTGGCGGAGGACATCACGCTGCGCGACGAGGGCGGCGCGACGATCGCCGAGCTCGGCCTGCTCGCCGAGTGGGTCAAAGACCGCCAGATCGCCCTCGAGACGAGCCCGAGCTCGAACCTGCAAACCGGCGCGATCGCGGCGTGGGGCGACACGATGGCCGACCACCCGCTCGACCTCTTCTACCAGCTGGGCTTCCGCGTCACCGTCAACACCGACAACCGCCTCATGAGCGCGACGACGCTCAGCCGCGAGCTGCGGCTCGTCGCCGAGGCCTTCGGCTACGACCTCGACGACCTGCTCGCCCTGCAGCTCAACGCCGCCCAGGCCGCCTTCCTGCCGGTGGAAGACCGCGAGGCGCTCATGGACACCCTCATCGACGGCTTCGAGGCCGCCCTGTGA
- a CDS encoding IclR family transcriptional regulator has protein sequence MSMPAPEYSVPALDKALDVLELLAEAPEPLTQTEIADATGRSVGQLFRVLVTLERRGFLVRERGGGYLLGTRLFDLAHRHEPLRGLRAAALPVMHELADEVRQSCNLAVLDGDRVRVVAQVESPADFGYRVRVGALFDAATTATGEVLRGAAEVVRADALQHGITDVVVAVRAPDGATVAALTVPYVSTSFSTVAHDAVVAQARAAATAIGLRLGEVAGADSGVTTR, from the coding sequence ATGAGCATGCCCGCTCCGGAATACAGCGTTCCCGCGCTCGACAAGGCCCTCGACGTGCTCGAACTGCTCGCCGAGGCTCCGGAGCCGCTCACGCAGACCGAGATCGCCGACGCGACCGGCCGCAGCGTGGGGCAGCTCTTCCGCGTGCTCGTGACGCTCGAGCGGAGGGGGTTCCTCGTGCGCGAGCGCGGCGGCGGCTATCTGCTCGGCACGCGGCTGTTCGATCTCGCGCACCGGCACGAGCCCCTGCGCGGTCTGCGCGCGGCCGCGCTGCCGGTGATGCACGAGCTGGCCGACGAGGTGCGCCAGAGCTGCAACCTCGCCGTGCTCGACGGCGACCGCGTGCGCGTCGTCGCGCAGGTCGAGTCACCGGCCGACTTCGGGTACCGGGTTCGCGTGGGCGCGTTGTTCGACGCCGCGACGACGGCGACGGGCGAGGTGCTGCGCGGCGCCGCCGAGGTCGTGCGCGCCGACGCACTGCAGCACGGCATCACCGACGTCGTGGTCGCCGTGCGCGCGCCCGACGGCGCTACCGTCGCAGCCCTCACGGTGCCGTACGTCAGCACGAGTTTCAGCACGGTCGCGCACGACGCCGTCGTCGCTCAGGCGCGGGCCGCGGCCACGGCGATCGGGCTGCGACTCGGCGAGGTCGCGGGTGCCGATTCCGGGGTCACGACTCGGTAA
- a CDS encoding adenosylhomocysteinase, with protein MSPQTSDADLAVRGAARIDWIRSRMTLLAGVRARFADEQPFAGHRIGMSLHLEPKTAVLLETLQAGGAEVVATGNHGSTQDDIVAHLRGQGMTVHGTRADTLEQHHANVAAVDAARPSILLDNGADLAALAAARVDAAAVAAGDPTGGTGIIGGTEETTSGGMRLRTELAGRLPFPLIVINDSLLKAIGENKHSVGQSVVESIMRITNLRIAGRRFLVAGYGWCGRGIAQYLRAMGGKVAVAEIDDLKAFEAAWDGYRVGSIVDLAGWAEVVITATGHPDVVTAEVVDALADGTVLANAGHFPWEIDVPGLYALAIGRTTLDEAIERVDLPGGRHVVLLAEGRMMNLAGREPKGNSIEAMDLGFLLQALSLERVARDPASLVAGAQPVPDAIEREIARGMLAAMGAHR; from the coding sequence ATGAGCCCTCAAACCTCCGACGCCGATCTCGCCGTCCGCGGTGCCGCGCGCATCGACTGGATCCGTTCGCGCATGACCCTGCTCGCCGGCGTGCGCGCGCGCTTCGCCGACGAGCAGCCGTTCGCCGGCCATCGCATCGGCATGTCGCTGCACCTCGAGCCCAAGACCGCCGTCCTGCTCGAAACGCTGCAGGCCGGCGGGGCCGAGGTCGTCGCGACCGGCAACCACGGCTCGACGCAGGACGACATCGTCGCCCACCTGCGCGGTCAGGGAATGACAGTGCACGGCACGCGCGCCGACACCCTCGAGCAGCACCACGCCAACGTCGCCGCGGTAGATGCGGCCCGGCCGAGCATCCTGCTCGACAACGGGGCCGACCTCGCCGCACTCGCCGCCGCGCGCGTCGACGCCGCGGCGGTCGCGGCCGGCGACCCCACGGGCGGCACGGGCATCATCGGCGGCACGGAGGAGACGACGAGCGGCGGCATGCGGCTGCGCACCGAGCTCGCCGGGCGCCTTCCGTTCCCGCTCATCGTCATCAACGATTCGCTGCTCAAAGCGATCGGCGAGAACAAGCACTCCGTGGGCCAGTCGGTCGTGGAGAGCATCATGCGCATCACCAACCTGCGCATCGCCGGCCGCCGGTTCCTCGTCGCGGGCTACGGCTGGTGCGGGCGTGGCATCGCGCAGTACCTGCGGGCGATGGGCGGCAAGGTCGCTGTCGCCGAGATCGACGACCTGAAGGCGTTCGAGGCGGCGTGGGACGGCTACCGGGTCGGCAGCATCGTCGACCTCGCCGGTTGGGCCGAGGTCGTCATCACCGCGACCGGCCACCCCGATGTCGTCACGGCTGAGGTCGTCGACGCGCTCGCCGATGGGACGGTGCTCGCCAACGCCGGCCACTTCCCGTGGGAGATCGACGTGCCGGGGCTGTACGCCCTCGCCATCGGCCGCACGACGCTCGACGAGGCGATCGAGCGCGTCGACCTGCCGGGCGGCCGCCATGTTGTGCTGCTCGCAGAAGGCCGCATGATGAATCTCGCCGGCCGCGAGCCGAAGGGCAATTCGATCGAGGCCATGGATCTCGGCTTCCTGCTGCAGGCGCTCTCGCTCGAGCGCGTGGCGCGCGACCCGGCGTCTCTCGTCGCGGGGGCCCAGCCGGTTCCCGACGCGATCGAGCGCGAGATCGCCCGCGGGATGCTCGCCGCGATGGGCGCGCACCGATGA
- the uriH gene encoding uridine-preferring nucleoside hydrolase UriH: MAFPTPDSAPQKIILDCDPGHDDAVAMLLAHGSPAIELLAVTTVMGNQTIEKVTRNALSVARVIGMDAVPIARGAHRPLVRTVETAPDIHGESGLDGPVLPEPAVALDPRHAVDLIIDTVMSHPPQTVSLVPTGALTNIALAVRKEPRLAERVKQVVLMGGGVHVGNWSAVAEFNIIIDPEAAHIVFNEPWPLTMIGLDATHQALATDEVAARIAAVGTAPARFVGELLEFFAHSYKDAQGFDHPPVHDPCAVAYLIDPTLLRVVTAPLDVELTGGLTLGMTVADLRGPAPEGCTTQVALDIDNDRFWDLVVDALVRIGAVEI, translated from the coding sequence ATGGCGTTCCCCACCCCCGACTCCGCACCGCAGAAGATCATCCTCGACTGCGACCCCGGCCACGATGACGCGGTCGCGATGCTGCTCGCGCACGGCTCTCCCGCGATCGAGCTGCTCGCCGTGACGACCGTCATGGGTAACCAGACCATCGAGAAGGTCACGCGCAATGCGCTGTCGGTCGCGCGGGTGATCGGCATGGATGCGGTGCCCATCGCCCGCGGCGCCCACCGCCCGCTCGTGCGCACCGTCGAGACGGCCCCCGACATCCACGGCGAATCGGGGCTCGACGGCCCCGTGCTGCCCGAGCCGGCCGTCGCGCTCGACCCGCGCCACGCGGTCGACCTCATCATCGACACGGTCATGAGCCACCCGCCCCAGACCGTGTCGCTCGTGCCGACCGGGGCCCTCACGAACATCGCGCTCGCCGTGCGGAAGGAGCCGCGCCTCGCCGAACGCGTCAAGCAGGTCGTGCTCATGGGCGGCGGCGTGCACGTCGGCAACTGGAGCGCCGTCGCCGAGTTCAACATCATCATCGACCCCGAGGCCGCGCACATCGTCTTCAACGAGCCCTGGCCGCTCACGATGATCGGCCTCGATGCCACCCACCAGGCGCTCGCGACCGACGAGGTCGCCGCGCGCATCGCCGCCGTCGGCACGGCGCCCGCGCGCTTCGTCGGCGAGCTGCTGGAGTTCTTCGCCCACTCGTACAAAGACGCGCAGGGCTTCGACCACCCGCCCGTGCACGACCCGTGCGCGGTCGCCTACCTCATCGACCCCACGCTGCTGCGGGTCGTCACGGCGCCCCTCGACGTCGAGCTCACGGGCGGCCTCACGCTCGGCATGACCGTCGCCGATCTGCGCGGCCCCGCCCCCGAGGGATGCACGACGCAGGTCGCCCTCGACATCGACAACGACCGCTTCTGGGATCTCGTCGTCGACGCGCTCGTCAGAATCGGCGCGGTGGAGATATAG
- a CDS encoding thymidine phosphorylase, producing MSIEPFDVVDLIRTKRDKGALTTEQIGWMIDAYTRGYVADEQMSAMTMAIFLNGMTREEVRDMTLAMVATGTRLDFSGLSKKTTDKHSTGGVGDKITLPLAPLVASFGVAVPQLSGRGLGHTGGTLDKLESIPGWRANVTVDEMMAQLESAGAVVCAAGSGLAPADGKLYALRDITGTVECIPLIASSIMSKKIAEGTAALVLDVKFGSGAFLKDIEQSRELAKVMVRLGEDAGVATRAVLTNMNVPLGLAIGNANEVRESVEVLAGGGPADVVELTVTLARHMLELAGITDADVEGALQNGQAMDTWNAMIRAQGGDPEAPMAEAAEHHVVTADRDGVLVEQLALPFGIAAWRLGAGRARKEDPVDHAAGIDLHAKPGDTVTKGQPLFTMHTNEAARFDRALEALEGGYRIGAPGDEVVTGGPLIAGVVD from the coding sequence ATGAGCATTGAGCCGTTCGACGTCGTCGACCTCATCCGCACCAAGCGCGACAAGGGCGCCCTCACCACCGAGCAGATCGGCTGGATGATCGACGCCTACACGCGCGGCTACGTCGCCGACGAGCAGATGTCGGCCATGACGATGGCGATCTTCCTCAACGGCATGACGCGTGAAGAAGTGCGCGACATGACGCTGGCGATGGTCGCCACGGGCACGCGCCTCGACTTCTCGGGCCTGTCGAAGAAGACGACCGACAAGCACTCGACCGGCGGGGTCGGCGACAAGATCACGCTGCCGCTCGCGCCGCTCGTCGCCTCGTTCGGCGTCGCGGTGCCGCAGCTCAGCGGCCGCGGGCTGGGCCACACGGGGGGCACGCTCGACAAGCTCGAGAGCATCCCGGGTTGGCGCGCGAACGTGACCGTCGACGAGATGATGGCGCAGCTCGAGAGCGCCGGCGCGGTCGTGTGCGCCGCCGGCTCGGGCCTCGCGCCCGCCGACGGCAAGCTCTACGCCCTGCGCGACATCACCGGCACGGTCGAGTGCATCCCGCTCATCGCCTCGTCGATCATGTCGAAGAAGATCGCCGAGGGCACCGCCGCGCTCGTGCTCGACGTGAAGTTCGGCTCGGGCGCCTTCCTGAAAGACATCGAGCAGTCGCGCGAGCTCGCCAAGGTCATGGTGCGTCTCGGTGAGGATGCCGGGGTCGCCACGCGCGCGGTGCTCACGAACATGAACGTGCCGCTGGGCCTCGCGATCGGCAACGCCAACGAGGTGCGCGAGTCGGTCGAGGTGCTCGCCGGCGGCGGTCCCGCTGACGTGGTCGAGCTCACGGTCACGCTCGCGCGCCACATGCTCGAACTCGCGGGGATCACCGACGCCGACGTCGAGGGCGCGCTGCAGAACGGGCAGGCGATGGACACCTGGAACGCGATGATCCGCGCCCAGGGCGGCGACCCCGAGGCGCCTATGGCCGAGGCCGCCGAGCACCACGTCGTCACGGCCGACCGCGACGGCGTGCTCGTCGAGCAGCTCGCGCTGCCCTTCGGCATCGCCGCGTGGCGCCTCGGCGCGGGCCGTGCGCGCAAGGAGGACCCGGTCGACCACGCCGCGGGCATCGATCTGCACGCCAAGCCCGGCGACACCGTGACGAAGGGTCAGCCCCTTTTCACGATGCACACCAACGAGGCGGCGCGCTTCGACCGCGCGCTCGAGGCGCTCGAGGGCGGCTACCGCATCGGCGCGCCCGGCGACGAGGTCGTCACCGGTGGACCGCTCATCGCGGGGGTCGTTGACTGA
- a CDS encoding cytidine deaminase: MTDIDWDALRAVALEAMSHAYVPYSKFPVGVAAIVDDGRVISGCNVENASYGLTLCAECALVSSLHMTGGGKLVAFTCVDGNGGALMPCGRCRQLLFEHSAEGMLLETVSGIKTIDEVLPDAFGPRTLEEFRS, from the coding sequence ATGACCGACATCGATTGGGATGCTCTGCGCGCCGTCGCCCTCGAGGCGATGTCGCACGCCTACGTGCCGTACTCGAAGTTCCCCGTCGGGGTCGCCGCGATCGTCGATGACGGTCGTGTGATCTCGGGATGCAACGTCGAGAACGCCTCCTACGGGCTCACGCTGTGCGCCGAGTGCGCGCTCGTCTCGAGCCTGCATATGACGGGCGGCGGCAAGCTCGTGGCCTTCACGTGCGTCGACGGCAACGGCGGCGCCCTCATGCCGTGCGGCCGCTGCCGGCAGCTGCTGTTCGAGCACTCGGCCGAAGGCATGCTGCTCGAGACCGTCTCCGGCATCAAGACCATCGATGAGGTGCTGCCCGACGCGTTCGGGCCGCGCACCCTGGAGGAGTTCCGTTCATGA
- a CDS encoding ABC transporter permease: MSVVTTTREAGSGLAPAALIVRSWKAPIAFAIFTVLGAVLFIALARGGDTTYRLSNDTDAIVLPSIVLPADVTGLVTVVLMAAVAVYGFLTVRGGRRIPLWLTSLFAVLFLLGFLTWAAAGSTVPLVGLLAGALTVSTPLIFGSLGGVISERVGVVNIAIEGQLLAGAFVAALVATFTGSAIVGLLAAMLAGALVSAILAVFAIKYLVDQVIVGVVLNVLVVGLTSFLYSTVMTGNPDLFNKPERFERIPIPLLSDIPVLGPILFNQTIIVYLMFALVPTVWFALFKTRWGLRLRSVGEHPKAADTVGINVRATRFWNVLLAGLIVGGGGAFFTLAAIGSFTKEMTNGAGFIALAAVIFGQWNPIRATLAALLFGFATNLQSTLSIVGSPVPSEFMLMLPYLVTIFAVAGLVGFSRPPAASGKPYIKS, from the coding sequence GTGAGCGTCGTGACGACCACCCGCGAAGCCGGTTCGGGGCTCGCCCCCGCCGCGCTCATCGTGCGCAGCTGGAAAGCGCCCATCGCGTTCGCGATCTTCACCGTGCTCGGCGCGGTGCTCTTCATCGCCCTCGCCCGCGGCGGCGACACCACCTACCGGCTCAGCAACGACACCGACGCCATCGTGCTGCCGTCGATCGTGCTGCCCGCTGATGTGACCGGCCTCGTGACCGTCGTGCTCATGGCCGCGGTCGCCGTGTACGGATTCCTCACGGTGCGGGGCGGGCGGCGCATCCCGCTCTGGCTCACCTCGCTCTTCGCGGTGCTGTTCCTGCTCGGGTTCCTCACGTGGGCGGCCGCCGGATCGACCGTTCCGCTCGTGGGCCTGCTCGCGGGTGCCCTGACGGTGAGCACCCCGCTCATCTTCGGCTCGCTCGGCGGCGTCATCAGCGAGCGCGTCGGCGTCGTCAACATCGCCATCGAGGGCCAGTTGCTCGCGGGGGCCTTCGTGGCCGCCCTCGTCGCGACCTTCACGGGTTCGGCGATCGTGGGCCTGCTCGCCGCGATGCTCGCGGGTGCGCTCGTCTCGGCGATCCTCGCGGTGTTCGCCATCAAGTACCTCGTCGACCAGGTCATCGTCGGCGTCGTGCTCAACGTCCTCGTCGTCGGGCTCACGAGCTTCCTGTACTCGACGGTCATGACGGGCAACCCCGACCTGTTCAACAAGCCGGAGCGCTTCGAGCGCATCCCGATCCCGCTGCTGAGCGACATCCCCGTGCTCGGGCCGATCCTCTTCAACCAGACGATCATCGTGTACCTGATGTTCGCGCTCGTGCCCACGGTGTGGTTCGCGCTCTTCAAGACCCGCTGGGGCCTGCGCCTGCGCTCGGTCGGCGAGCACCCGAAGGCGGCCGACACGGTCGGCATCAACGTGCGCGCGACGCGGTTCTGGAACGTGCTGCTCGCGGGCCTCATCGTCGGCGGAGGCGGCGCGTTCTTCACGCTCGCGGCCATCGGATCGTTCACGAAGGAGATGACGAACGGCGCGGGCTTCATCGCGCTCGCCGCAGTGATCTTCGGCCAGTGGAACCCCATCCGTGCGACGCTCGCGGCCCTGCTGTTCGGCTTCGCGACGAACCTGCAGTCGACCCTGTCGATCGTCGGGTCGCCCGTGCCGAGCGAGTTCATGCTCATGCTGCCGTACCTCGTCACGATCTTCGCCGTGGCGGGCCTGGTCGGGTTCTCGCGGCCGCCCGCCGCGTCGGGCAAGCCGTACATCAAGTCGTAG
- a CDS encoding ABC transporter permease — MSDETKNPTPAESSEQTTAQAVHEQVVAHETGRDASEPPVPRSNQIVKEIFGGSAAISVLAVFLALVFGGILIVLTDETVAQTSAYFFSRPTDMLVAMWDAVAGAYSALFRGSVFNTLRADDLAVAFRPLTETLANATPLIAAGLGVALAFRVGLFNIGGRGQMLIAAAAAGYVGAYIPMPPVIHLLVALIVGLIGGALWGGIVGLLKARTGAHEVIVTIMLNYIAFYLVSFLLRTPGALQAPGQNNPKSGPILESAQFPALLGDQYNLNLGFILVIVATIYVWYLLNRSAMGFRFRAVGENPNAARVAGIKVERVYVQVMLIAGALVGLAGVYQVLGNFTGGFASGLDASIGFDAITVALLGRSKPWGVFFAGILFGALKAGSYTMQAAEGIPVDIVLVVQSFIVLFIAAPPLVRSIFRLPTPDPLFQWRTPKLARKAEVTK, encoded by the coding sequence GTGAGCGACGAGACGAAGAACCCGACCCCCGCCGAGTCGAGCGAGCAGACCACCGCTCAGGCGGTGCACGAGCAGGTCGTCGCCCACGAGACCGGGCGCGACGCATCCGAGCCCCCGGTGCCCCGCAGCAACCAGATCGTCAAGGAGATCTTCGGCGGCAGCGCGGCCATCTCGGTGCTCGCCGTGTTCCTGGCCCTGGTGTTCGGCGGCATCCTCATCGTGCTCACCGACGAGACCGTGGCCCAGACGAGCGCGTACTTCTTCTCGCGCCCGACCGACATGCTCGTCGCGATGTGGGACGCGGTCGCGGGCGCCTACTCCGCGCTCTTCCGCGGCTCGGTGTTCAACACCCTGCGCGCCGACGACCTCGCGGTGGCCTTCCGGCCGCTCACCGAGACGCTCGCCAACGCCACGCCGCTCATCGCGGCGGGCCTCGGCGTCGCCCTCGCCTTCCGCGTCGGGCTGTTCAACATCGGTGGCCGCGGGCAGATGCTCATCGCCGCCGCTGCGGCGGGCTACGTCGGGGCCTACATCCCCATGCCGCCCGTCATCCACCTGCTGGTTGCGCTCATCGTCGGCCTCATCGGCGGCGCGCTGTGGGGCGGCATCGTCGGTCTGCTGAAGGCGCGCACGGGCGCGCACGAGGTGATCGTCACGATCATGCTCAACTACATCGCCTTCTACCTCGTGTCGTTCCTGCTGCGCACCCCGGGCGCGCTGCAGGCGCCGGGGCAGAACAACCCGAAGAGCGGCCCGATCCTCGAGAGCGCCCAGTTCCCGGCGCTGCTGGGCGACCAGTACAACCTCAACCTCGGCTTCATCCTCGTCATCGTGGCGACGATCTACGTCTGGTACCTGCTCAACCGGTCGGCCATGGGCTTCCGGTTCCGCGCGGTCGGCGAGAACCCGAACGCCGCGCGCGTCGCGGGTATCAAGGTCGAGCGGGTCTACGTGCAGGTCATGCTCATCGCGGGCGCCCTCGTCGGCCTCGCCGGTGTCTACCAGGTGCTCGGCAACTTCACCGGCGGGTTCGCATCGGGTCTGGATGCGAGCATCGGCTTCGACGCGATCACCGTCGCCCTGCTGGGGCGCTCGAAGCCCTGGGGAGTCTTCTTCGCGGGCATCCTGTTCGGCGCCCTGAAGGCGGGCAGCTACACGATGCAGGCGGCCGAGGGCATCCCCGTCGACATCGTGCTCGTCGTGCAGTCGTTCATCGTGCTCTTCATCGCGGCGCCGCCGCTCGTGCGATCGATCTTCCGACTTCCCACCCCTGATCCGCTGTTCCAATGGCGGACCCCGAAGCTCGCCCGCAAGGCGGAGGTGACCAAGTGA
- a CDS encoding ABC transporter ATP-binding protein, protein MKLELRGITKRFGALTANDHIDLVVEPGEIHCLLGENGAGKSTLMNVLYGLYQADEGEILLDDVVQKFAGPGDAMNAGIGMVHQHFMLIPVFTVAENVMLGHEQTKAAGLLDLDAARAMVREISARFGFDIDPDAKIEDLPVGVQQRVEIIKALSRNANVLVFDEPTAVLTPQETDELMGIMRQLRDEGTSIVFITHKLREVREVADRITVIRLGKVVGEASPTATNAEMASLMVGRAVELTVDKAPAQPGEPSLVVSDLVVTDPRGQVLVDHVSFTLHRGEILAIAGVQGNGQTELTEAIMGLQPKVHGSISLEGNELVGDSVRQVLDAGVGFVPEDRTEDGLVGTFSIAENLMLDRSTGEPFVKWGTLQLDELARFAAERVEEFDVRTQGITQAAGRLSGGNQQKVVLARELSRELALFVAAQPTRGLDVGSIEFVHKRIVATRDAGIPVIVVSTELDEVAALADRIAVMYRGRIVGIVPGDTPRDVLGLMMAGETPTEVAA, encoded by the coding sequence ATGAAGCTCGAGCTTCGCGGCATCACCAAGCGCTTCGGTGCGCTGACTGCCAATGACCACATAGACCTCGTCGTCGAACCGGGCGAGATCCACTGCCTGCTCGGCGAGAACGGCGCCGGCAAGAGCACGCTCATGAACGTGCTCTACGGCCTCTACCAGGCCGACGAGGGCGAGATCCTGCTCGACGACGTCGTGCAGAAGTTCGCCGGCCCCGGCGACGCCATGAACGCCGGCATCGGCATGGTGCACCAGCACTTCATGCTCATCCCCGTCTTCACCGTCGCTGAGAACGTCATGCTCGGGCACGAGCAGACGAAGGCCGCCGGACTGCTCGACCTCGACGCCGCTCGCGCGATGGTGCGCGAGATCTCGGCCCGCTTCGGCTTCGACATCGACCCCGACGCGAAGATCGAAGACCTGCCGGTCGGCGTGCAGCAGCGCGTCGAGATCATCAAGGCGCTCTCGCGCAACGCCAACGTGCTCGTGTTCGACGAGCCCACCGCCGTGCTCACGCCGCAAGAGACCGACGAGCTCATGGGCATCATGCGACAGCTGCGCGACGAGGGCACCTCGATCGTCTTCATCACCCACAAGCTGCGCGAAGTGCGCGAGGTCGCCGACCGCATCACGGTCATCCGCCTCGGCAAGGTCGTCGGCGAGGCCTCGCCCACCGCGACGAACGCCGAGATGGCCTCGCTCATGGTCGGCCGCGCTGTCGAGCTGACGGTCGACAAGGCCCCCGCCCAGCCGGGGGAGCCCTCGCTCGTCGTGAGCGACCTCGTCGTCACCGATCCGCGCGGCCAGGTGCTCGTCGACCACGTGTCGTTCACGCTGCACCGCGGCGAGATTCTCGCGATCGCGGGCGTGCAGGGCAACGGCCAGACCGAGCTCACCGAGGCCATCATGGGCCTGCAGCCCAAGGTGCACGGCTCGATCTCGCTCGAGGGCAACGAACTCGTCGGCGACTCGGTTCGGCAGGTTCTGGATGCGGGGGTCGGCTTCGTGCCGGAGGACCGCACCGAAGACGGTCTCGTCGGTACCTTCTCGATCGCCGAGAACCTCATGCTCGACCGCTCGACCGGCGAGCCTTTCGTCAAGTGGGGCACGCTGCAGCTCGACGAGCTCGCGCGCTTCGCCGCGGAGCGGGTCGAGGAGTTCGACGTGCGTACGCAGGGCATCACCCAGGCCGCGGGCCGCCTCTCGGGCGGCAACCAGCAGAAGGTGGTGCTGGCGCGCGAGCTCAGCCGCGAGCTCGCCCTCTTCGTCGCCGCGCAGCCCACGCGCGGACTCGACGTCGGTTCGATCGAGTTCGTGCACAAGCGCATCGTGGCGACGCGCGACGCCGGCATCCCCGTCATCGTCGTCTCGACCGAGCTCGACGAGGTCGCGGCGCTCGCCGACCGCATCGCCGTCATGTACCGGGGGCGCATCGTCGGCATCGTGCCGGGCGATACCCCGCGAGACGTTCTGGGCCTCATGATGGCCGGAGAGACCCCCACGGAGGTGGCCGCGTGA